A genomic segment from Branchiostoma floridae strain S238N-H82 chromosome 7, Bfl_VNyyK, whole genome shotgun sequence encodes:
- the LOC118419775 gene encoding relaxin receptor 1-like isoform X2 → MLGLTGTVTFVLATAFMALQTEGLNETVLSAKPFLPPGFPCPIGEFPCGNSSVCLEQSKHCDGVEDCENGADERNCGDITGWGHDFDKTVQVFDWDSYQPPRADICILPDVPAPCNCSHETRVYCDGKGLHTVPTDIPTNTTKLYVQDNNITVVMNESFINYTKLVSLNLQRNNIRVIQRSAFKGLRNLQKLYLNYNLLETLEPFTFKDMKTLTWLYLDDNRITTLQHQTFFGLQSLFWLDLRENRISHLRGEAFCEDMPSLRWMELDQNRIQRLCPEMFAGCANLTILRLRNNSITSITRRALDTLTGLEDLDLSWNQVSVIPDDAFKNMQMLLSLNLSMNPIERLQLDLFDGLANLTSLDLGGLTMHNLSYRLFRNLKKLDFIYFSQFRYCGFAPHVRSCKPNTDGISSLENLLANVILRMAVWVVAILICLGNTSVMIGRTVMKQENKVHSLFIRNLCASDLIMGIYLLIIGSKDHVYRDVYNQYAQEWKQSYSCHITGFFGMLSAEVTVLLLTYMSVERFLCVVFPYRESHPNVRQAGTVIAIIWVAGVTLAAIPFTSSMYFGNFYGSNGVCFPLHLHEPYGNGWEYSAFIFLGINFTSLTVILFAYIGMFISIHRTRRSLKSPLSLLSDMSFAKRFFFIVLTDSLVWIPITVMKFMALTNAPISGSLYAWIVIFILPINSAINPILYSLTTRTFTNMLGNLVEKSPFRPVKAKCPTDGGHRDEGKRCQSETESSMSMANTSPLATIHTPDVGVPTVDGEMTVRFSKFSLDSVPEIPSNEEEDWDFGYGISDICTISCGRRLVTTICEHSISDKASVKSEQKSEEITEDCQESKYTDTDTETTGL, encoded by the exons ATGTTGGGTCTGACTGGAACAGTCACATTTGTATTAGCCACTGCATTCATGGCGTTGCAAACCGAAG GTCTGAATGAAACTGTATTGTCGGCAAAGCCATTTCTCCCTCCGGGTTTTCCTTGTCCTATCGGAGAATTCCCGTGCGGAAACTCCTCCGTATGTTTGGAGCAGAGCAAGCACTGTGACGGGGTGGAGGACTGTGAAAATGGGGCGGACGAAAGAAACTGTG GGGATATTACTGGTTGGGGACATGACTTCGACAAGACCGTGCAAGTGTTCGACTGGGATTCATATCAACCTCCAAGAGCTGACATATGTA TTCTGCCAGACGTACCAGCCCCATGTAACTGTAGTCACGAGACCAGAGTGTACTGTGACGGGAAAGGTCTACACACAGTACCGACTGACATCCCGACCAACACAACCAAACT GTACGTCCAAGACAACAACATAACGGTCGTGATGAACGAATCCTTCATAAACTATACAAAGCTGGTGTCATT GAATCtccaaagaaacaacatccgGGTAATACAGAGAAGTGCTTTCAAGGGGCTCCGAAACCTTCAAAAGCT GTATCTAAACTATAACTTGCTGGAGACGTTGGAACCTTTCACCTTTAAAGATATGAAGACTCTTACTTGgct GTACTTGGACGACAACAGGATAACAACACTTCAACACCAGACTTTTTTCGGACTGCAGAGTCTATTTTGGCT TGATCTTAGAGAAAACAGAATTTCACATCTGAGAGGAGAAGCATTTTGCGAGGATATGCCGTCACTCCGTTGGAT GGAATTGGACCAAAACCGGATCCAGCGGCTATGTCCGGAGATGTTTGCCGGCTGTGCAAACCTCACAATACT CCGGTTGCGGAACAACTCCATTACTTCCATAACACGACGTGCGTTGGATACATTGACGGGGCTTGAAGATCT AGATTTGTCATGGAACCAGGTCAGCGTGATCCCAGATGATGCCTTCAAAAACATGCAAATGCTTTTGTCGTT GAACTTGTCAATGAATCCGATAGAGAGGCTGCAGTTGGACTTGTTTGATGGACTGGCAAATCTGACGTCACT TGACCTAGGGGGATTGACGATGCACAACTTGTCCTACCGCCTGTTCAGAAATTTGAAGAAACTAGACTTCAT CTACTTTAGCCAGTTCCGTTACTGCGGGTTCGCCCCTCACGTGCGCAGCTGCAAACCCAACACGGACGGCATCTCGTCACTCGAGAACCTGCTGGCCAACGTCATCCTGCGCATGGCAGTCTGGGTAGTCGCCATCTTGATCTGTCTCGGCAACACGAGCGTGATGATTGGACGAACGGTCATGAAGCAGGAGAATAAAGTTCACTCTCTCTTCATCAGAAATCTGTGTG CGTCAGATTTAATCATGGGGATCTACCTGCTGATCATCGGGTCCAAAGACCACGTGTACCGCGATGTGTACAACCAGTACGCACAGGAGTGGAAGCAGAGCTACAGCTGCCATATCACAGGCTTCTTCGGAATGCTGTCCGCTGAGGTGACCGTGCTGCTGCTGACGTACATGTCCGTGGAGAGATTCCTCTGTGTGGTGTTCCCCTACCGAGAGAGCCACCCCAACGTCCGACAGGCAGGCACAGTCATAGCGATCATCTGGGTAGCCGGTGTGACACTGGCGGCAATTCCGTTCACGTCATCGATGTACTTCGGCAACTTCTACGGCAGCAACGGCGTGTGCTTCCCGCTGCATCTACACGAACCGTACGGCAACGGCTGGGAGTACAGCGCCTTCATCTTCCTGGGGATCAACTTCACCTCTTTGACTGTGATTCTGTTCGCTTACATCGGCATGTTCATCTCCATTCATCGCACAAGGCGTTCGTTGAAGTCCCCACTGTCTCTTCTAAGCGACATGTCCTTTGCCAAGAGGTTCTTCTTCATCGTGCTCACGGACTCCCTGGTCTGGATTCCCATCACTGTCATGAAGTTCATGGCGCTCACAAACGCACCTATCTCAG GTTCCTTGTACGCTTGGATCGTGATCTTCATCCTGCCGATCAACAGCGCCATCAACCCCATCCTGTACTCCCTCACCACACGGACCTTCACCAACATGCTCGGCAACCTGGTGGAGAAGTCACCCTTCAGACCGGTGAAAGCCAAGTGTCCTACAGACGGCGGACACAGGGATGAAG GGAAAAGGTGCCAATCGGAGACCGAGTCGTCCATGTCGATGGCCAACACGTCACCACTTGCCACCATCCACACCCCTGACGTCGGCGTCCCGACTGTAGACGGCGAGATGACCGttagattttcaaaattcagCCTCGACAGCGTTCCTGAAATACCATCCAATGAGGAGGAAGACTGGGACTTCGGATACGGAATATCAGACATTTGCACCATCAGCTGTGGTAGGCGCTTGGTGACCACCATATGCGAACACAGTATTTCGGACAAGGCGTCCGTAAAATCAGAACAAAAGAGTGAAGAAATTACTGAGGACTGCCAGGAATCAAaatacacagatacagatacagaaacaacaGGGCTGTAA
- the LOC118419775 gene encoding relaxin receptor 1-like isoform X1 — MLGLTGTVTFVLATAFMALQTEGLNETVLSAKPFLPPGFPCPIGEFPCGNSSVCLEQSKHCDGVEDCENGADERNCGDITGWGHDFDKTVQVFDWDSYQPPRADICILPDVPAPCNCSHETRVYCDGKGLHTVPTDIPTNTTKLYVQDNNITVVMNESFINYTKLVSLNLQRNNIRVIQRSAFKGLRNLQKLYLNYNLLETLEPFTFKDMKTLTWLYLDDNRITTLQHQTFFGLQSLFWLDLRENRISHLRGEAFCEDMPSLRWMELDQNRIQRLCPEMFAGCANLTILRLRNNSITSITRRALDTLTGLEDLDLSWNQVSVIPDDAFKNMQMLLSLNLSMNPIERLQLDLFDGLANLTSLDLGGLTMHNLSYRLFRNLKKLDFIYFSQFRYCGFAPHVRSCKPNTDGISSLENLLANVILRMAVWVVAILICLGNTSVMIGRTVMKQENKVHSLFIRNLCASDLIMGIYLLIIGSKDHVYRDVYNQYAQEWKQSYSCHITGFFGMLSAEVTVLLLTYMSVERFLCVVFPYRESHPNVRQAGTVIAIIWVAGVTLAAIPFTSSMYFGNFYGSNGVCFPLHLHEPYGNGWEYSAFIFLGINFTSLTVILFAYIGMFISIHRTRRSLKSPLSLLSDMSFAKRFFFIVLTDSLVWIPITVMKFMALTNAPISGSLYAWIVIFILPINSAINPILYSLTTRTFTNMLGNLVEKSPFRPVKAKCPTDGGHRDEVSATTGTTGLSLKHTRYHRGKRCQSETESSMSMANTSPLATIHTPDVGVPTVDGEMTVRFSKFSLDSVPEIPSNEEEDWDFGYGISDICTISCGRRLVTTICEHSISDKASVKSEQKSEEITEDCQESKYTDTDTETTGL, encoded by the exons ATGTTGGGTCTGACTGGAACAGTCACATTTGTATTAGCCACTGCATTCATGGCGTTGCAAACCGAAG GTCTGAATGAAACTGTATTGTCGGCAAAGCCATTTCTCCCTCCGGGTTTTCCTTGTCCTATCGGAGAATTCCCGTGCGGAAACTCCTCCGTATGTTTGGAGCAGAGCAAGCACTGTGACGGGGTGGAGGACTGTGAAAATGGGGCGGACGAAAGAAACTGTG GGGATATTACTGGTTGGGGACATGACTTCGACAAGACCGTGCAAGTGTTCGACTGGGATTCATATCAACCTCCAAGAGCTGACATATGTA TTCTGCCAGACGTACCAGCCCCATGTAACTGTAGTCACGAGACCAGAGTGTACTGTGACGGGAAAGGTCTACACACAGTACCGACTGACATCCCGACCAACACAACCAAACT GTACGTCCAAGACAACAACATAACGGTCGTGATGAACGAATCCTTCATAAACTATACAAAGCTGGTGTCATT GAATCtccaaagaaacaacatccgGGTAATACAGAGAAGTGCTTTCAAGGGGCTCCGAAACCTTCAAAAGCT GTATCTAAACTATAACTTGCTGGAGACGTTGGAACCTTTCACCTTTAAAGATATGAAGACTCTTACTTGgct GTACTTGGACGACAACAGGATAACAACACTTCAACACCAGACTTTTTTCGGACTGCAGAGTCTATTTTGGCT TGATCTTAGAGAAAACAGAATTTCACATCTGAGAGGAGAAGCATTTTGCGAGGATATGCCGTCACTCCGTTGGAT GGAATTGGACCAAAACCGGATCCAGCGGCTATGTCCGGAGATGTTTGCCGGCTGTGCAAACCTCACAATACT CCGGTTGCGGAACAACTCCATTACTTCCATAACACGACGTGCGTTGGATACATTGACGGGGCTTGAAGATCT AGATTTGTCATGGAACCAGGTCAGCGTGATCCCAGATGATGCCTTCAAAAACATGCAAATGCTTTTGTCGTT GAACTTGTCAATGAATCCGATAGAGAGGCTGCAGTTGGACTTGTTTGATGGACTGGCAAATCTGACGTCACT TGACCTAGGGGGATTGACGATGCACAACTTGTCCTACCGCCTGTTCAGAAATTTGAAGAAACTAGACTTCAT CTACTTTAGCCAGTTCCGTTACTGCGGGTTCGCCCCTCACGTGCGCAGCTGCAAACCCAACACGGACGGCATCTCGTCACTCGAGAACCTGCTGGCCAACGTCATCCTGCGCATGGCAGTCTGGGTAGTCGCCATCTTGATCTGTCTCGGCAACACGAGCGTGATGATTGGACGAACGGTCATGAAGCAGGAGAATAAAGTTCACTCTCTCTTCATCAGAAATCTGTGTG CGTCAGATTTAATCATGGGGATCTACCTGCTGATCATCGGGTCCAAAGACCACGTGTACCGCGATGTGTACAACCAGTACGCACAGGAGTGGAAGCAGAGCTACAGCTGCCATATCACAGGCTTCTTCGGAATGCTGTCCGCTGAGGTGACCGTGCTGCTGCTGACGTACATGTCCGTGGAGAGATTCCTCTGTGTGGTGTTCCCCTACCGAGAGAGCCACCCCAACGTCCGACAGGCAGGCACAGTCATAGCGATCATCTGGGTAGCCGGTGTGACACTGGCGGCAATTCCGTTCACGTCATCGATGTACTTCGGCAACTTCTACGGCAGCAACGGCGTGTGCTTCCCGCTGCATCTACACGAACCGTACGGCAACGGCTGGGAGTACAGCGCCTTCATCTTCCTGGGGATCAACTTCACCTCTTTGACTGTGATTCTGTTCGCTTACATCGGCATGTTCATCTCCATTCATCGCACAAGGCGTTCGTTGAAGTCCCCACTGTCTCTTCTAAGCGACATGTCCTTTGCCAAGAGGTTCTTCTTCATCGTGCTCACGGACTCCCTGGTCTGGATTCCCATCACTGTCATGAAGTTCATGGCGCTCACAAACGCACCTATCTCAG GTTCCTTGTACGCTTGGATCGTGATCTTCATCCTGCCGATCAACAGCGCCATCAACCCCATCCTGTACTCCCTCACCACACGGACCTTCACCAACATGCTCGGCAACCTGGTGGAGAAGTCACCCTTCAGACCGGTGAAAGCCAAGTGTCCTACAGACGGCGGACACAGGGATGAAG TTTCGGCGACTACTGGTACCACAGGCCTGTCCCTCAAGCACACCAGATATCACAGAG GGAAAAGGTGCCAATCGGAGACCGAGTCGTCCATGTCGATGGCCAACACGTCACCACTTGCCACCATCCACACCCCTGACGTCGGCGTCCCGACTGTAGACGGCGAGATGACCGttagattttcaaaattcagCCTCGACAGCGTTCCTGAAATACCATCCAATGAGGAGGAAGACTGGGACTTCGGATACGGAATATCAGACATTTGCACCATCAGCTGTGGTAGGCGCTTGGTGACCACCATATGCGAACACAGTATTTCGGACAAGGCGTCCGTAAAATCAGAACAAAAGAGTGAAGAAATTACTGAGGACTGCCAGGAATCAAaatacacagatacagatacagaaacaacaGGGCTGTAA